One Streptomyces coeruleorubidus DNA segment encodes these proteins:
- a CDS encoding carbonic anhydrase, producing MKALLDRARTFRTRVDFDSGEYRKLAEGQYPEVLFITCSDSRVIPALIMGARPGEIFELRNAGNIVPPYGRPGASGEAATIEYALEVLGVQDIVVCGHSHCGAMGALKSGDDLSALPGVDAWLHIARPELAPVLESAPDDPSLPEVSQGNVVNQLAALRSYPVVRQRLDAGRLRLHGWYYEVDTGFVYELGDDGAFRVHAA from the coding sequence TTGAAGGCATTGCTGGACCGTGCCCGCACGTTCAGGACGCGCGTAGATTTCGACAGCGGCGAATACCGGAAACTGGCCGAGGGGCAATATCCGGAGGTGCTGTTCATCACCTGCTCGGATTCCCGGGTCATACCCGCACTGATCATGGGCGCACGGCCCGGAGAAATATTCGAGCTGCGCAACGCGGGCAATATCGTGCCGCCCTACGGACGGCCCGGGGCCTCAGGTGAGGCGGCCACCATCGAGTACGCACTGGAAGTGCTCGGGGTTCAGGACATCGTGGTGTGCGGTCACTCACACTGCGGCGCGATGGGCGCGCTGAAGTCCGGCGACGACCTGTCCGCCCTGCCCGGCGTGGACGCCTGGCTCCACATCGCCCGCCCCGAACTGGCCCCCGTCCTGGAGTCCGCGCCGGACGACCCGTCGCTGCCGGAGGTGTCCCAGGGCAACGTCGTCAACCAGCTGGCCGCGCTGCGAAGTTACCCGGTGGTGCGCCAGCGGCTCGACGCGGGCCGGCTGCGGCTGCACGGCTGGTACTACGAGGTCGACACGGGGTTCGTCTACGAACTCGGCGACGACGGCGCCTTCCGGGTGCATGCCGCGTGA
- a CDS encoding TetR/AcrR family transcriptional regulator codes for MASRRRWSTEEILDAAAELLRTSDADSFSVRKLAAALGTDSSSLYRHFRSKTELLRAVADRILLAAVDGYRPEGDWKQRITSLALRVRDAFGRQPQLAAVWGRYASSGTGSRMVMEEVLQALRASGLPDEEIPARYHRIAVLIAALIASEAGVSTVTPGEHEQGMELFRVAVLGADPERFPALAHFARDVRPLGADRRAAFEEILAAQLAHIEAAIRPS; via the coding sequence ATGGCAAGCCGAAGGCGTTGGTCAACCGAAGAGATTCTGGATGCGGCGGCGGAACTGCTGCGCACGAGCGACGCGGATTCGTTCAGCGTGCGCAAGCTCGCCGCGGCCCTCGGGACAGATTCCTCCAGCCTCTACCGGCACTTCCGCAGCAAGACCGAACTGCTGCGCGCGGTCGCCGACCGGATCCTCCTGGCCGCGGTGGACGGCTACCGCCCCGAGGGTGACTGGAAGCAGCGCATCACGTCCCTGGCGCTGCGCGTGAGAGATGCCTTCGGACGGCAGCCCCAGCTCGCCGCGGTCTGGGGACGCTACGCCTCATCCGGCACCGGTTCCCGGATGGTCATGGAAGAGGTGCTGCAGGCTCTGCGCGCGTCGGGACTGCCCGACGAGGAGATCCCGGCGCGCTACCACCGGATCGCGGTCCTCATCGCCGCGCTGATCGCCTCCGAGGCCGGGGTCAGCACCGTCACTCCCGGAGAGCACGAACAGGGCATGGAGCTGTTTCGCGTCGCAGTACTCGGCGCCGACCCCGAACGCTTCCCGGCCCTGGCACACTTCGCCCGCGACGTCCGTCCCCTCGGAGCGGATCGCCGTGCCGCGTTCGAAGAGATCCTCGCCGCCCAACTGGCCCACATAGAGGCCGCGATCCGCCCGAGCTAA
- a CDS encoding response regulator transcription factor: protein MGLRVLLIEDDETIAEPLTEGLGHFGLTVDHVATGADGLRGPYNDVVLLDLGLPDMDGIDVCRGIRQVSDVPIVILSARGEEADRVLGLELGADDYLAKPFSVRELVARVRAVTRRTQRTQQAFPEPPGAPSAPGSQSTPTTPGTAEPLPPYEPAPSPTYEPAPALSYDPPATPPSYDSAPEPPHDPGPLVVDRRTRQVWVGDSPVLLTPKEFDLLALLSEDPGAVYSRQQILDRVWDPHYDGPTKTLDVHVAALRRKLGHPAWIRTLRGVGFRLAVHTGPNAPQVASP, encoded by the coding sequence ATGGGCCTACGAGTGCTGCTCATCGAGGACGACGAGACGATCGCCGAGCCGCTCACCGAAGGGCTCGGCCACTTCGGGCTGACGGTCGACCACGTCGCCACCGGCGCGGACGGACTGAGAGGCCCGTACAACGACGTCGTCCTGCTCGACCTGGGACTGCCGGACATGGACGGCATCGACGTCTGCCGCGGCATCCGGCAGGTCTCGGACGTGCCCATCGTCATCCTCAGCGCCCGCGGCGAGGAGGCCGACCGCGTGCTGGGCCTGGAACTGGGCGCGGACGACTACCTGGCGAAACCATTCAGCGTGCGGGAGCTGGTGGCCCGGGTCCGTGCGGTGACCCGCCGCACGCAACGCACCCAGCAGGCCTTCCCCGAGCCCCCGGGCGCACCGAGCGCACCGGGCTCACAGAGCACGCCGACCACACCGGGCACCGCCGAGCCACTGCCGCCCTACGAACCGGCCCCCTCCCCCACGTACGAGCCGGCCCCGGCCCTCTCCTACGACCCCCCTGCCACACCACCGTCGTACGACTCGGCCCCCGAGCCCCCGCACGACCCCGGCCCGCTCGTGGTGGACCGCCGTACCCGCCAGGTCTGGGTCGGCGACTCCCCCGTGCTGCTCACCCCCAAGGAGTTCGACCTGCTGGCGCTCCTCAGCGAGGACCCGGGCGCGGTCTACTCGCGCCAGCAGATCCTCGACCGCGTCTGGGATCCGCACTACGACGGCCCGACCAAGACCCTGGACGTCCATGTGGCCGCGCTGCGCCGCAAGTTGGGGCACCCGGCGTGGATCAGGACGCTGCGGGGCGTGGGCTTCCGGCTGGCGGTGCACACGGGGCCGAACGCCCCGCAGGTGGCCTCTCCATGA
- a CDS encoding NUDIX hydrolase, with translation MDTTVPATDVQRVLPRDEWVRTLPQTIVASCVLLLDAEDRMLLLRYAEGQPGVGLWGLPGGMLDHGEDPVGAACRELHEETGIVLDGAPRLIGYDHRADVKGTGPVIDFYFHGGRLAPGQTVRRSGEHDQDGLFALADLESTPLSTPLPALTALHTAALTGTVVCLREGLPH, from the coding sequence GTGGACACGACCGTGCCCGCCACCGACGTGCAGCGCGTGCTGCCGCGTGACGAGTGGGTCAGGACGCTGCCGCAGACCATCGTCGCGTCGTGCGTCCTGCTCCTCGACGCCGAGGACCGGATGCTGCTGCTGCGCTATGCCGAGGGCCAGCCCGGTGTCGGGCTCTGGGGGCTGCCGGGCGGCATGCTCGACCACGGAGAGGACCCGGTCGGTGCCGCGTGCCGGGAGCTGCACGAGGAGACCGGCATCGTCCTGGACGGGGCGCCCCGGCTCATCGGCTACGACCACCGGGCCGATGTGAAGGGCACGGGCCCGGTGATCGACTTCTACTTCCACGGCGGCCGCCTCGCCCCCGGACAGACCGTCAGGCGCAGTGGCGAACACGACCAGGACGGCCTGTTCGCCCTCGCCGACCTGGAATCCACCCCGCTGTCGACCCCACTGCCGGCCCTCACCGCCCTGCACACGGCCGCCCTGACCGGAACCGTCGTATGCCTGCGGGAAGGTCTGCCCCACTGA
- a CDS encoding serine hydrolase domain-containing protein, with protein MKSPLDRAALNAAMENVHRAGMPGLFAEVRDGDQVWRGAAGVADGVTGHPATADMRHRVGSITKTFTAAAVLQQVESGQIGLDTPIGRYLPKLVPGERGAAITVRMLINHTSGLAEYLPYAYPSLKAFPALAETGPQSLDDHRFTRFDPAELIEIGVTAPAVGAPGGAPGVYSNTNYLLLGKLLEEVTGTTAERYITRNVIERAGLRETEFPAGPHVNGPHSQLYEAWFGMIDPPRDYSVYDMSWVGPSASLISTVADLNRFFGMLLAGEIVSPSSLAQMRRTVPVVSQEGKTIDYGLGLHPMEGPGQGTFWGHGGTVWGGGALAMIRADGKRQMSVAVNLQRWNRLDSSGKPQPHPIDDALATLYRMAMYG; from the coding sequence GTGAAGAGCCCACTGGACCGCGCGGCACTGAACGCCGCCATGGAAAACGTCCACCGCGCCGGGATGCCGGGCCTGTTCGCCGAGGTGCGAGACGGCGACCAGGTCTGGCGCGGCGCCGCCGGGGTCGCGGATGGTGTCACCGGCCATCCCGCCACCGCCGACATGCGGCACCGAGTCGGCAGCATCACCAAGACCTTCACCGCCGCCGCAGTCTTACAGCAGGTCGAGAGCGGTCAGATCGGTCTCGACACACCGATCGGCCGGTACCTTCCGAAGCTGGTTCCCGGAGAACGCGGTGCCGCTATCACGGTCCGGATGCTGATCAACCACACCAGCGGCCTCGCCGAGTATCTCCCGTACGCCTACCCCTCCCTCAAGGCGTTCCCCGCCCTTGCGGAGACCGGGCCCCAGAGCCTGGACGACCACCGGTTCACGCGGTTCGACCCCGCCGAACTGATCGAGATAGGGGTCACCGCGCCTGCCGTCGGGGCCCCGGGCGGTGCTCCGGGGGTGTACTCCAACACCAACTACCTGCTCCTCGGCAAACTCCTGGAAGAAGTGACCGGCACTACGGCCGAGCGGTACATCACCCGGAACGTCATCGAGCGCGCCGGGCTCCGGGAGACCGAGTTCCCCGCCGGACCGCACGTCAACGGGCCGCACTCGCAGCTCTACGAGGCGTGGTTCGGCATGATCGACCCGCCGCGCGACTACAGCGTCTACGACATGTCATGGGTGGGGCCGTCGGCCTCGCTGATATCGACCGTCGCGGACCTCAACCGGTTCTTCGGCATGCTGCTGGCCGGGGAGATCGTCAGTCCGTCGTCGCTGGCGCAGATGCGACGCACCGTCCCGGTCGTCTCCCAAGAGGGAAAGACGATCGACTACGGCCTCGGCCTGCACCCGATGGAGGGGCCCGGTCAGGGCACCTTCTGGGGCCACGGCGGCACGGTCTGGGGTGGTGGAGCACTAGCCATGATCCGTGCCGACGGCAAGCGGCAGATGTCCGTCGCGGTGAACCTGCAGAGGTGGAACAGGCTCGACTCCTCCGGCAAGCCGCAGCCGCACCCCATCGACGACGCGCTTGCGACTCTTTACCGCATGGCGATGTACGGCTGA
- a CDS encoding excalibur calcium-binding domain-containing protein, whose product MTNPYTDPHTNPYPVPPAPRPARPAPRWARKRYLLPALGLALFVGAGIGAGGDTTTDAKPAAAKPQPTVTVTATTTATATPLAKEPEPAPTVTATKTVRVTTTVTAQPAAGGGSDDNGSGGSGGSEDVYYANCSAVRAAGAAPIHRGEPGYASHLDRDNDGVACDT is encoded by the coding sequence ATGACCAATCCGTACACCGACCCGCACACCAACCCGTATCCCGTGCCGCCCGCGCCGCGGCCCGCACGCCCGGCGCCCCGCTGGGCCCGGAAGCGCTACCTGCTGCCCGCCCTCGGTCTGGCCCTGTTCGTCGGCGCCGGCATCGGCGCCGGCGGCGACACGACGACCGACGCGAAACCCGCGGCCGCGAAGCCGCAGCCGACCGTCACGGTCACCGCGACGACCACCGCCACCGCGACACCGCTCGCGAAGGAGCCGGAACCCGCTCCCACGGTCACCGCCACCAAGACCGTCAGAGTCACCACCACGGTCACCGCGCAACCGGCCGCGGGCGGCGGCTCCGACGACAACGGCTCGGGCGGCTCGGGCGGCTCCGAGGACGTCTACTACGCCAACTGCTCCGCCGTCCGTGCCGCCGGTGCGGCCCCGATCCACCGTGGTGAACCCGGCTACGCCTCCCACCTGGACCGTGACAACGACGGGGTCGCCTGCGACACCTGA
- a CDS encoding alkaline phosphatase PhoX has protein sequence MERRSLLRAAVLGGTSAALGGTLWRGAAYAAPAQPGAGPYGPLGSPDANGIRLPSGFTSRVIARSGQRVGTTSYTWHNAPDGGACYADGTGWIYVSNSEINPSGGASAVKFSSTGAITGAYRILSSTRQNCAGGKTPWNTWLSCEEVDRGYVYETDPWGTKAAVRRDAMGRFKHEAAAADPVRQVIYLTEDVTDGCFYRFRPTTWGDLSAGTLEVLVAGSGTSGPVTWARVPDPSGATATRSQVSGAKRFNGGEGCYYANDTCWFTTKGDNRVWQYNAAAQTIELAYDDSLVSGTAPLTGVDNVTGSASGDLFVAEDGGNMEICVITPADVVAPFLRIDGQSGSEITGPAFSPDGTRLYFSSQRGTSGSSSGGITYEVKGPFRS, from the coding sequence GTGGAACGTCGTAGCCTCCTGCGTGCGGCCGTCCTCGGCGGCACCTCGGCCGCCCTCGGCGGAACCCTGTGGCGCGGGGCCGCTTACGCGGCCCCGGCCCAGCCCGGCGCCGGCCCCTACGGGCCGCTGGGCTCCCCGGACGCCAACGGCATCAGGCTCCCCAGCGGCTTCACCAGCCGGGTGATCGCCCGGTCGGGCCAGCGAGTCGGGACCACGTCGTACACCTGGCACAACGCCCCCGACGGCGGCGCCTGTTACGCCGACGGCACGGGCTGGATCTATGTCTCCAACTCCGAGATCAATCCCTCGGGCGGCGCGAGCGCGGTGAAGTTCTCGTCCACGGGCGCGATCACCGGCGCGTACCGCATCCTCTCCAGCACCCGACAGAACTGCGCCGGCGGCAAGACGCCGTGGAACACCTGGCTTTCCTGCGAGGAGGTGGACCGGGGCTACGTCTACGAGACCGACCCCTGGGGCACGAAGGCGGCGGTGCGCCGCGACGCCATGGGCCGTTTCAAGCACGAGGCGGCGGCGGCCGACCCGGTCCGCCAGGTCATCTACCTGACCGAGGACGTCACCGACGGCTGCTTCTACCGCTTCCGCCCGACGACCTGGGGCGACCTGTCCGCCGGCACGCTGGAGGTCCTCGTGGCGGGCAGCGGCACCAGCGGCCCGGTCACCTGGGCCCGGGTCCCCGACCCCTCCGGCGCGACCGCCACCCGCAGCCAGGTCTCCGGCGCCAAGCGCTTCAACGGCGGCGAGGGCTGCTACTACGCGAACGACACCTGCTGGTTCACCACGAAGGGCGACAACCGCGTCTGGCAGTACAACGCCGCCGCCCAGACCATCGAACTCGCCTACGACGACTCCCTGGTGAGCGGTACGGCCCCGCTCACCGGCGTCGACAACGTCACCGGCTCCGCCTCCGGCGACCTCTTCGTGGCCGAGGACGGCGGCAACATGGAGATCTGCGTCATCACCCCCGCCGACGTGGTCGCCCCGTTCCTCCGCATCGACGGCCAGTCCGGCTCGGAGATCACGGGCCCGGCGTTCTCCCCGGACGGCACCCGCCTGTACTTCTCCAGCCAGCGCGGCACCAGCGGCAGTTCCTCGGGCGGCATCACGTACGAGGTGAAGGGCCCGTTCCGCTCGTAG
- a CDS encoding sensor histidine kinase, whose protein sequence is MTRRLLIGYLSLAALVLLCLEIPLGFVYSRGEREQVVNAAKDEAESVSAYAALSLAAGRAERDLPARVAHCAQRIGGKVVIVGASGAPLATSHPRDTSVPGALADRPGIAAALRGTSTVDVRTSTIGGVEYLSVAAPVGQEARPVGAVWLTVPTRTVHERVHHVWLLLALGGLAVLTAVAVVGFAFARWAGRPIRELEQAAHDLVERGGRFTPVTITKGPPEVRSLAAAFNRTAARFAHLLASQRAFAGEASHQLKTPLAALRLRLENLEPDVAARARGSLTAAVTETDRLARMVEHLLAMARLEEHAAIPATVDLGAVCAERHRTWQPLFAREEVSLVLFAGSIGPVLAVPGAVEQIMDNLLSNALRASPPGSTVTIELRVPAPPRRALRDSRPRWVDLHVTDEGPGMTEEQRARAFDRFWRAPGAPKGGSGLGLALVQRLAHASGGEASLHTAATGGLDVVIRLPSVRPPAEGHGPGPDRPRGGRRREAPALPA, encoded by the coding sequence ATGACCCGCCGGCTGCTGATCGGCTACCTCAGCCTCGCCGCGCTGGTGCTGCTCTGCCTGGAGATCCCGCTGGGCTTCGTCTACTCGCGCGGGGAGCGCGAGCAGGTGGTCAACGCGGCGAAGGACGAGGCCGAGTCGGTCTCCGCGTACGCCGCGCTGTCCCTCGCGGCGGGGCGGGCCGAGCGGGACCTGCCCGCGCGGGTGGCGCACTGCGCGCAGCGCATCGGCGGGAAGGTGGTGATCGTCGGCGCCTCGGGCGCGCCGCTGGCCACCTCGCATCCGAGGGACACCTCGGTGCCCGGCGCCCTGGCCGACCGGCCGGGCATCGCGGCCGCGCTGCGGGGCACCTCGACGGTGGACGTGCGTACCTCCACGATCGGCGGGGTCGAGTACCTGTCGGTGGCCGCGCCGGTCGGCCAGGAGGCGCGGCCGGTGGGTGCCGTGTGGCTGACGGTGCCCACGCGGACGGTGCACGAGCGGGTCCACCACGTGTGGCTGCTGCTCGCCCTGGGCGGACTCGCCGTGCTGACGGCGGTGGCCGTGGTCGGCTTCGCCTTCGCCCGCTGGGCGGGCCGTCCCATCCGTGAACTGGAGCAGGCCGCGCACGACTTGGTGGAGCGCGGCGGCCGGTTCACACCGGTGACGATCACGAAGGGCCCGCCGGAAGTACGCAGTCTGGCCGCCGCGTTCAACCGCACCGCGGCCCGTTTCGCCCATCTGCTCGCCTCCCAACGGGCGTTCGCCGGCGAGGCCTCGCACCAGCTCAAGACCCCGCTCGCGGCGCTGCGGCTGCGCCTGGAGAACCTGGAGCCGGACGTGGCGGCCCGCGCCCGGGGCAGCCTGACCGCCGCCGTCACGGAGACGGACCGGCTCGCCCGGATGGTCGAGCACCTGCTGGCGATGGCCCGGCTGGAGGAGCACGCGGCGATCCCCGCCACGGTCGACCTGGGCGCGGTCTGCGCGGAACGGCACCGCACCTGGCAGCCGCTGTTCGCCCGGGAGGAGGTCTCCCTCGTGCTCTTCGCGGGCAGCATCGGCCCGGTGCTCGCGGTGCCGGGAGCCGTCGAGCAGATCATGGACAACCTGCTGTCCAACGCCCTGCGGGCGTCTCCGCCCGGCAGCACCGTCACGATCGAACTGCGGGTGCCGGCCCCGCCCCGCCGCGCCCTGCGCGACAGCCGCCCGCGCTGGGTCGACCTGCACGTCACCGACGAGGGCCCCGGCATGACGGAGGAGCAGCGGGCCCGCGCCTTCGACCGCTTCTGGCGCGCCCCGGGGGCCCCCAAGGGCGGTTCGGGACTCGGCCTCGCCCTGGTGCAGCGCCTCGCCCACGCCAGCGGCGGCGAGGCGAGTCTGCACACGGCGGCGACGGGCGGCCTGGACGTGGTGATCCGGCTGCCGTCCGTACGACCGCCGGCGGAGGGCCACGGACCGGGCCCCGACCGGCCGAGGGGCGGCCGGAGACGGGAGGCACCGGCGCTGCCCGCGTGA